CCGCACCGCCCCGCTCGCTCAGCCGAGGCCAGAGCAGCAGGTCCTCGCCCTCGTGGTGCTGGTGCAGAATGCCGCACACCATGCTGGCGTGTTCGCCGACGACCTCGGCGCGTTTGGTGTCACCTGGAGCAACGTCCTGGATGAGCTTCGGCATCAAGCTGATCTCACGACGGAGGTTGGCGTGCGCCATGTACATGTCGCGTACGTCGGCCATTGGTTCGTTGCGGTTCGGGTTCACTTCGACCTTTCCTGATGGAATCTGCCTATGTACCTGTTCGCGCGTTTTAGGGTGATATCTGGGCCGCTGATCTCGGCCCATGCCGCCCGAGAAGCCTGCCCGACGCCACTTGCAGGCGATTTGGAGATCACCAACGCGTATCCCCCTGTACTCAGGCAGCCCCGGAAGGCAACGGAACGGCCGCCGGACGGGAAGGAGCCACTGTCAGGCGGCGAGCGCGGACTCCGCCTCCGCCAGCCAGTACGGCGCGTCCCACCGGCGGGCCACCTCCGCCGCCAGCCTGAAGTGCCGCGCCGCCTCCTCGGTACGGCCCTGCAGGCGGAACAGCTCGCCGAGCGTCAACGCCACCGGGCGCAACGTGAACGCGGTGCTGGAGAAACCGGCCAACTGTTCCCGGACCGGGAGCAGTTCGTCGATGACGGGCTGGGCCAGGTCCGTGCGGCCCAGCGCCACGACAACCATCGCCCGCGCGGTGAGAGCAAGCGACTGGAGGTAGTCGGGACGGTAGGGGTGCACCCCGAACGGCACGGTCCTGGCCTCCTCGACCCGGCCGCTCTCGATGAGCGCCAGCGCCAGCAGGTCGTCGACGATCGGACCCAGCATCTCGCGCGCGACCCGGGTCGGCTCCAAATACTCACCAAGACGCCGCTGAGTGATCAGCAGGGTCGTGGTGGCGGAGAAGCGGAGGCTGTCGGCGTGTAGTGAGCCCTGTTGTTGCATTTGTTCGGCGGCTTCGTCGTAGCGGCGCTGCGCGGTGGTGAAGTCGCCGGCGATGTGTGCGAGTGCGGCCTGGGTGGCGAGGCCGATCCCGATCGCCTCGTGGAGCCGGTAGGTGCTGACCATCGCTTCCTGCCGGGCGATGCTGGCGCGTAGTTCCTCTGGTTGGTTGAGCGCGGTGGCGCTCTGGCTCAGCGTCTGCTCGGCCAGCCAGTGGTAGGTCACCAGGCCATGCTCGGTGGCGAGATCGCGAAGTTCCCACGCCAGGTCCCGCCGCTGCGGCGCCTCCAGGTCGAACCGCATCGTACGGAGCCGGGCAGCGAGCCCGAGAGCACGCAGTTCGGGGTCGTCGAACCCGCGCGAGATGGCCAGCGCCTCCAGCCCCGCCGCCGGGCCACGGGGGTCGTCCTCGCCGTCGAGCTCGTTGGTCAACGCCTCCAGCAGCCGACAACGGTCCACCGGATCCAGGTCGTCCCTGCCCAACAACCTGGTGAGCAACTCGACGACCCGGTGGTCCACCACCCCGTACGCGCGGATCAGCCACGGTGTCGCGACCTTCCACGCGGTGAACGCCGCGACGAGCAACTCGTCCCGACCCGAAGCGGCGGCGATCTCGACCGCCCGGGCACGAGAATCCCGGGCCGCGGCCACCGCCCCGGCACGCGCCTGGGCACGCAACAGACGGCCCAGCAGATCCACCCGCAACGCGTCACGATCCCCGGGGACCGCATCGGCGCTAACGACGGCGTTGGTGAGCAACTCGATCGCCGCGTCGTACGCGTACCGCCGCTGCGCCAGCTCAGCCGCACGTACCGCGTAGTCCACCGCGAGCCCGGCGGTGTCCGACGACGCCGCCCGGGCGTAATGGTGAGCCAACACCGGAAAGTCATCAGGACGCAACCGGCGGATACAGGCCGCGACCCGGGCGTGCATCCGGGCACGACGCAGCCGGGACACGTCGGTGTAGATGGTGTCGCGGACCAGACCATGCACGAACCGCACCCGCCCCGGCGCCGGTTCGATGAGCAACCCGGCGACCAGCCCCGCCTCCAACCCGTCCAGAACAGTGCCCTCGTCCGCGTCGGCGGCCTCGACAAGCGTCTCCACATCCGCCTCCCGACCCGCGACAGCGGCGAGACGCAACACCGCCACCGCCGACTCCGGCAACCGGGAAAGACGCCGACGCAACACGTCACGCACCCCCTCCGGCACCTCCGACGTCGCCACCAACGCACCCTCGGAAGCAAGCAACTGGGCCGACTCCCGAACATAGAACGGATTCCCACCAGTGCGCTCGGCCAACGCCGCAACCGTGTCCGGGTCGAGCGTCGTCCGGATGAACGAGCCGATGAGCCGATGCACGTCGGTTGCCGCGAGTCCGCCGAGCTGTATCCGCCGGGGTGACCGGCGAGCCAGGGAGGCCAAGCTCTCGGCGAGCCGGTCACTGTTGTCCGCCGGCCGGAACGCAACGACAAACAAAATCGCCACGTCGGTCAACTCAGCGGCGCTGGTCAACAACAGCAACGTCTCCGCGTCAGCGGC
The Micromonospora pisi DNA segment above includes these coding regions:
- a CDS encoding BTAD domain-containing putative transcriptional regulator, which produces MLGPFEVEVDGGDAVDLGGPRQRAVLALLLSARGEVVSIDRMIDDLWRDEAPPRAIASLQAYVSNLRRLLEPSRERRAPARLLVTAPPGYAIRVPTEDVDAWRFEGLLAEARSVSVTDPVQARRLLEAGLGLWRGDAYAEFVGEPWARSEVLRLGELRLVARELLLDVRLRTGSAAEAVPEAEVLTRQAPLREESWRLLALALWRTGRQGDALAALRRARATLVRELGLDPGPALVELEQAILGQRLDLLPPVAGTMATVPAVPYDRAVPPPPARPDAERSAMAAPDELFVGREAELAVLGEAAAEAVSGGPRIVLLTGEAGAGKTSVLSRFRRELAGQGWLVTVGRCPEVEGAPPAWAWVEVLRRLAEEVPPGDLAPALAPLLDDTDREVGGDVAAGRFRLHCAVVTWLRAAAARRPVAILLDDLHAADAETLLLLTSAAELTDVAILFVVAFRPADNSDRLAESLASLARRSPRRIQLGGLAATDVHRLIGSFIRTTLDPDTVAALAERTGGNPFYVRESAQLLASEGALVATSEVPEGVRDVLRRRLSRLPESAVAVLRLAAVAGREADVETLVEAADADEGTVLDGLEAGLVAGLLIEPAPGRVRFVHGLVRDTIYTDVSRLRRARMHARVAACIRRLRPDDFPVLAHHYARAASSDTAGLAVDYAVRAAELAQRRYAYDAAIELLTNAVVSADAVPGDRDALRVDLLGRLLRAQARAGAVAAARDSRARAVEIAAASGRDELLVAAFTAWKVATPWLIRAYGVVDHRVVELLTRLLGRDDLDPVDRCRLLEALTNELDGEDDPRGPAAGLEALAISRGFDDPELRALGLAARLRTMRFDLEAPQRRDLAWELRDLATEHGLVTYHWLAEQTLSQSATALNQPEELRASIARQEAMVSTYRLHEAIGIGLATQAALAHIAGDFTTAQRRYDEAAEQMQQQGSLHADSLRFSATTTLLITQRRLGEYLEPTRVAREMLGPIVDDLLALALIESGRVEEARTVPFGVHPYRPDYLQSLALTARAMVVVALGRTDLAQPVIDELLPVREQLAGFSSTAFTLRPVALTLGELFRLQGRTEEAARHFRLAAEVARRWDAPYWLAEAESALAA